The following nucleotide sequence is from Calditerricola satsumensis.
CGACGCGTCGCGCCCTCCTCGCCCGGTTTGCCGACGACCCCTGGCGCGCGGCGGCCCTCGCCGAGGACGCCGACGCGTGGCTGGCGCGGGCCAAGGCGTGCGTCGACGCGGAGCTCGGGCCGGCCGGCGAACGGGTGCCGGCGGATGCGGCGGAAGTGGCGCGCGATGCCGAGAACGGAGGATGACCGATGCGAAGGATTGTCGTGGGGACGCGGCGCAGCGCCCTGGCCATGACGCAAACGCAGTGGGTGATCGAGCGGCTGAAAGCCCTCGGCACCGGGCACGCGTTTGCCGTGCAGCCGATCGTCACGAAGGGCGACCGCATTCTCGACGTGACGCTGTCCAAAATCGGCGGCAAGGGCCTGTTCGTCAAGGAGATCGAACAGGCGCTCCTGGACAGGGAAGCCGATCTGGCCGTACATAGCCTAAAAGACCTGCCGGCGGAGCTGCCCGACGGCCTGGTGATCGCCGCCGTTCCGCCGCGGGAAGACCCGCGCGACGCCCTCATCTCCCGCGACGGGCGCCGCTTCGAGCAGCTGCCCGCCGGGGCGGTGGTGGGCACGAGCAGCCTGCGCCGCGCCGCCCAGCTCCTCGCGTGGCGGCCCGACGTGCGCGTGGTGCCCTTGCGCGGGAATGTCGACACGCGCCTCAAGCGCCTGGAGGCGGGCGACTTTGACGCCATCGTGCTCGCCGCGGCGGGCCTGGCGCGCATGGGCTGGCTCAACCGGGTGACGGAATTCCTGCCCCCCGAGCGGGTCATCCCCGCCGTTGGCCAGGGGGCCCTCGCCGTGGAGTGCCGGGCCGACGATGACGAGGTGCTCGCGCTGGTGGCCCGCCTCAACGACCGCGACACGGAGCGGGCGGTGCGCGCCGAGCGGGCCTTCCTGCACCGCTTGAACGGCGGCTGCCAGGTGCCCCTCGGGGCCCATGCCGTGGTCGAGGGCGACCGCGTGCGCCTGACCGGCTTTGTCGGCGCGCCGGACGGCTCGCGCCTGATCGTGGAGACGGCGGACGGAACAGAAGCCGAGGAGGTGGGCGTGGCCGCGGCGGAGCGCATCCTCGCCCGCGGCGGCGACGCCCTTTTGGAGCAGGTGGGAGAGGGGAGTCAGCAATGAGCGACGTGCGAACGGAGCAAGCGGTCTCCGCGGCGGCGACGGCCGCGCGCGGTTCAACTGGCCCGGGCAAGGTGTTCCTCGTTGGTGCCGGGCCCGGCGACGCCAAGCTGATCACCGTGCGCGGGATGGAGGCCCTCGAGCAGGCCGATGTGATCCTGTACGACCGCCTGGCCAATCCGCGTCTCCTGGATTATGCCCGGGACGACGCCGAGCGCATTTACGTCGGCAAGATGCCCGACCGGCACACGCTGACCCAGGAGGAGATCAACGTCCTTCTCGTTGAGAAGGCCCTCGAGGGCAAAACGGTGGTTCGCCTCAAGGGCGGCGATCCGTGCGTCTTCGGCCGTGTGGGGGAAGAGGCCGAGGCCCTGGCGGCTCATGGCATTCCCTTTGAGATCGTCCCCGGCATCACCGCGGGCATCGCCGTCCCGGCCTACGCGGGAATCCCGGTGACGCACCGCGACGTCAACGCCACCGTCGCCTTCGTCACCGGCCACGAGCGGCCGGACAAGGAGACGTCGTCGATCAACTGGGCGAAGCTGGCCACGGCGGTGGACACCCTCGTCTTCTACATGGGCGTGGGCAACCTGCCGTTCATCGTCGAGCAGCTCCTGGCCCACGGCCGCGCGCCTGATACGCCGGTGGCCGTCATCCGCTGGGGCACGCTGCCGGAGCAGGAGACGGTGACGGGCACGCTGGCGACGATCGTCGAGCGGGTGCGCGCAGCCGGCCTCAAGCCGCCGGCGATCACCGTCGTCGGCGACGTGGTGCGGTTGCGCGAAAAGCTGGCGTGGTACGAGAAGAAGCCCCTCTTCGGCAAACGGGTGCTCGTCACGCGGGCGCGGGCCCAGGCCAGCGACCTCTCCCGCCTCATCGCCGAGCTGGGCGGCGAGCCTGTGGAGTTTCCCGTCATCCGCCTCGTGCCGCCGCGCAATCCGGCGCCCCTCGACGCGGCCCTCGACCGCCTCGGCGACTTCGACTGGGTGATCTTCACGAGCACAAACGGCGTGGCCTTCTTCTTCCGCCGCCTGCGGGAGCGGGGCATTGACATCCGCACCATGGCCAGGGCGCGTGTCGCCGCCGTGGGTCCGAAGACGGCGGAGGCCCTCGAGGAGAAGGGGATGCGCGTCGAGCTCCTGCCCCAGCGCTTTGACGGCGACGCCCTGGCCGAGGCCCTGGCCGGCAAGGTGAAGGCCGGCGACCGCGTCCTCCTGCCGCGGGCCGACATCGCCCGCAAGGCCCTGCCGGAGGCGCTGCGGGCCCTCGGGGCCGAGGTGACCGAGGCCGACACCTACGACAACGTCATCGACGCCCGCGGCGCCGACGAGGTGGCGGCCCTCCTGCGCGAGGGGCGCATCCACGTCGTCACCTTTACCAGCTCGTCGACGGTAAGGAACTTCGTCGAAGCGCTAAAAGACCATGACGTGCCCGCCCTCCTCGACGGGGTGACGGTGGCCTGCATCGGCCCCGTCACGGCGAAGACGGCGGAAGCCCTCGGCCTGCGCGTCGACGCTGTGGCCGAGGAGGCGACGATCGAAGGCCTGGTTCGGGCCATTGGAGGTGGAGCGCGATGAGCTTTGCCCGCCTGCGCCGGCTGCGCCGCACGCCGGCTCTGCGCGCCTTGGTGCGCGAAACGCAGCTGTCTGTGGACGACCTGATCTATCCGCTGTTTGTGGTGGAAGGCGAAAATATTAAAGAAGAAGTGCCGTCGATGCCCGGCGTCTACCACTTCTCCCTCGACCGCCTGGACGAGGAAGTGGGCGAGGCGGTCCACCTGGGCCTCAAGGCCGTCATCCTCTTCGGCGTGCCGCGCCACAAGGACGAGGTGGGCTCGGAGGCCTACGCCGAGGACGGCATCGTCCAGCGAGCCACGCGCCGCATCAAGGAGCAGTATCCCGACCTTGTCGTCATCGCCGACA
It contains:
- the hemC gene encoding hydroxymethylbilane synthase, whose amino-acid sequence is MRRIVVGTRRSALAMTQTQWVIERLKALGTGHAFAVQPIVTKGDRILDVTLSKIGGKGLFVKEIEQALLDREADLAVHSLKDLPAELPDGLVIAAVPPREDPRDALISRDGRRFEQLPAGAVVGTSSLRRAAQLLAWRPDVRVVPLRGNVDTRLKRLEAGDFDAIVLAAAGLARMGWLNRVTEFLPPERVIPAVGQGALAVECRADDDEVLALVARLNDRDTERAVRAERAFLHRLNGGCQVPLGAHAVVEGDRVRLTGFVGAPDGSRLIVETADGTEAEEVGVAAAERILARGGDALLEQVGEGSQQ
- the cobA gene encoding uroporphyrinogen-III C-methyltransferase, with product MEALEQADVILYDRLANPRLLDYARDDAERIYVGKMPDRHTLTQEEINVLLVEKALEGKTVVRLKGGDPCVFGRVGEEAEALAAHGIPFEIVPGITAGIAVPAYAGIPVTHRDVNATVAFVTGHERPDKETSSINWAKLATAVDTLVFYMGVGNLPFIVEQLLAHGRAPDTPVAVIRWGTLPEQETVTGTLATIVERVRAAGLKPPAITVVGDVVRLREKLAWYEKKPLFGKRVLVTRARAQASDLSRLIAELGGEPVEFPVIRLVPPRNPAPLDAALDRLGDFDWVIFTSTNGVAFFFRRLRERGIDIRTMARARVAAVGPKTAEALEEKGMRVELLPQRFDGDALAEALAGKVKAGDRVLLPRADIARKALPEALRALGAEVTEADTYDNVIDARGADEVAALLREGRIHVVTFTSSSTVRNFVEALKDHDVPALLDGVTVACIGPVTAKTAEALGLRVDAVAEEATIEGLVRAIGGGAR